The Saxibacter everestensis genome has a window encoding:
- the prcA gene encoding proteasome subunit alpha, translating to MTMPFYVSPEQMMKDRADYARKGIARGRSVVVLSYQDGLAFIAENPSKALHKVAEIYDRIAFAAVGKYNEFENLRQAGVRYADLRGYSYDRSDVTARGLANAYAQTLGAVFTTESKPYEVEIVVAELGERSADDQIYRLTYDGSVVDEQHLVAMGGKSEQVTAALSEAWQADLPLAEALSVGVKALAAGSETAPTSTVLEVAVMERGARRRTFRRLTVNEVASLLDE from the coding sequence ATGACGATGCCGTTCTACGTCTCACCCGAGCAAATGATGAAGGACCGCGCTGACTATGCCCGTAAAGGCATCGCGCGCGGTCGTTCGGTTGTCGTCCTCAGCTACCAGGACGGCCTGGCATTCATCGCGGAGAACCCCTCGAAGGCGCTGCACAAGGTTGCCGAGATCTACGACCGGATCGCTTTCGCCGCGGTCGGAAAGTACAACGAGTTCGAGAACCTGCGGCAGGCCGGCGTTCGATACGCGGACCTTCGAGGCTATTCGTATGACCGTTCAGACGTGACCGCACGCGGGCTCGCCAATGCCTACGCACAGACACTCGGGGCGGTCTTCACGACCGAATCGAAGCCCTACGAGGTGGAAATCGTGGTCGCGGAACTTGGCGAACGCTCCGCCGACGACCAGATCTACCGGCTGACCTACGACGGCTCTGTGGTCGACGAGCAACACCTGGTTGCGATGGGCGGCAAATCCGAGCAAGTGACCGCGGCGCTCAGCGAGGCATGGCAAGCCGACCTGCCGCTTGCCGAGGCACTTTCGGTCGGCGTCAAGGCGCTGGCGGCTGGAAGCGAGACGGCGCCGACTTCGACAGTCCTTGAAGTTGCGGTGATGGAACGCGGAGCACGGCGCAGGACCTTCCGCCGGCTCACGGTCAACGAGGTCGCTTCGCTGTTAGACGAATAG
- a CDS encoding ubiquitin-like protein Pup has protein sequence MAGQDRTNPTRREHDAPEPAEPAVPAAAAQADTAAVDDLLDEIDDVLETNAESFVRNFVQKGGQ, from the coding sequence ATGGCCGGACAGGATCGCACCAATCCAACTCGCCGCGAACACGATGCGCCAGAACCCGCGGAGCCCGCAGTCCCGGCTGCCGCGGCGCAGGCCGACACGGCCGCCGTCGACGACCTGCTCGACGAGATCGATGATGTGCTTGAAACCAACGCCGAATCGTTCGTACGGAACTTCGTGCAGAAGGGTGGTCAGTAA
- the arc gene encoding proteasome ATPase codes for MSENTNSYESESGRQLASLRAEVAGLRRDMHDLSQRNERLVSTLQSAREELVRLKEETERMGLPPNSFATVFDLVTTPDGSFIDVIHAGRKLRVAYAPEVDIDRLKPGHEVMLNESLVVVGVSSFERTGELMTIKELLDHDRALMVGHADEERVVLLAGPLRDAKLRIGDALTCDSRTGMAYEKIPRAEVQNLVLEEVPDIQYTDVGGLHSQIEQIKDAVELPFLHPDLYREHGLKAPKGILLYGPPGCGKTLIAKAVANALAQRVAERQVGTSEERSRESKSYFLNIKGPELLDKYVGETERHIRLIFARAREKASEGSPVVVFFDEMDSLFRTRGTGVSSDVETTIVPQLLSEIDGVERLDNVIVIGASNREDMIDPAILRPGRLDVKIKIERPDAEAATDIFAKYLITDLPLHDDDLQANGGDRAATVTNMIQRTVERMYAVDESNEFLEVTYANGDKEILYFKDFSSGAMIQNVVDRAKKAAIKEFLGSGQHGLRIEHLLSACVDEFREHEDLPNTTNPDDWAKISGKKGERIVYIRTIIQSKEGAVPGKAIDTVNNTGQYL; via the coding sequence ATGAGCGAGAACACGAATTCCTACGAGTCTGAGTCGGGTCGCCAGCTTGCATCATTGCGGGCCGAAGTTGCCGGTTTACGGCGAGATATGCACGATTTGTCCCAGCGCAACGAACGGCTGGTTTCGACACTCCAATCCGCCCGTGAAGAGCTCGTCCGGCTCAAGGAAGAAACCGAGCGGATGGGGCTGCCACCCAACAGTTTCGCCACTGTGTTCGACCTGGTAACCACCCCGGATGGCAGCTTTATCGACGTGATCCATGCGGGGCGCAAATTACGCGTGGCGTATGCGCCCGAGGTCGACATCGACAGGCTGAAGCCCGGACATGAAGTAATGCTGAACGAATCCCTCGTGGTCGTCGGAGTCAGCAGCTTCGAGCGCACCGGCGAGCTGATGACTATCAAGGAACTCCTTGATCACGACCGCGCTCTGATGGTCGGCCATGCCGATGAAGAGCGGGTCGTTCTTCTGGCGGGTCCGCTTCGCGATGCCAAGCTGCGGATCGGCGACGCGCTTACCTGCGACAGCCGCACCGGGATGGCCTACGAAAAGATTCCTCGCGCCGAGGTGCAGAACCTGGTACTCGAAGAAGTGCCGGATATCCAGTACACCGATGTCGGTGGGCTGCACTCCCAGATCGAACAGATCAAGGATGCCGTCGAACTGCCGTTCCTGCACCCCGACCTCTACCGTGAGCACGGCCTCAAGGCGCCGAAGGGGATTCTGCTGTACGGCCCGCCCGGTTGCGGTAAGACGCTGATCGCCAAGGCCGTTGCCAACGCTTTGGCACAACGCGTCGCCGAGCGTCAGGTCGGAACCTCCGAGGAACGCAGCCGCGAATCGAAGAGCTACTTCCTGAACATCAAGGGCCCGGAACTGCTGGACAAGTACGTCGGCGAGACGGAACGCCATATCCGGCTGATCTTTGCCCGCGCACGGGAAAAGGCGTCCGAGGGAAGTCCGGTCGTCGTCTTCTTCGACGAGATGGATTCGCTGTTCCGCACCCGGGGCACCGGCGTCTCCTCGGACGTGGAAACCACCATCGTTCCGCAGCTGCTGAGCGAGATCGACGGCGTGGAGCGGCTCGACAATGTCATCGTGATTGGCGCGTCCAACCGCGAGGACATGATCGATCCGGCAATTCTTCGTCCGGGCCGGCTGGACGTGAAGATCAAGATCGAGCGCCCGGACGCCGAGGCGGCCACCGATATCTTCGCCAAGTACCTGATAACCGATCTGCCGTTGCACGACGACGATCTCCAGGCGAACGGCGGCGACCGCGCGGCGACTGTGACGAACATGATTCAGCGCACTGTCGAGCGGATGTACGCCGTGGACGAGTCGAACGAGTTCCTGGAAGTCACCTATGCCAACGGTGACAAGGAGATCCTGTACTTCAAGGACTTTTCATCCGGCGCCATGATCCAGAATGTGGTCGACCGGGCCAAGAAGGCGGCGATCAAGGAGTTCCTCGGTTCCGGCCAGCACGGCCTCCGGATCGAACACCTGCTGAGTGCCTGTGTCGATGAGTTCCGGGAGCACGAGGACCTGCCGAACACGACGAACCCGGACGATTGGGCAAAGATCTCGGGTAAGAAGGGCGAACGGATCGTTTACATCCGGACAATTATCCAGAGCAAGGAAGGTGCGGTGCCGGGCAAGGCAATCGACACAGTGAACAACACCGGCCAGTACCTGTAG
- the prcB gene encoding proteasome subunit beta, which produces MSQAHSGSVGYQGLPGPFLSTSTSSFQDFLLAAAPELLPSRRPLPAGTIPESPHGTTIVAMTFNGGALIAGDRRATMGNIIASRHIEKVFPTDHFSAVGIAGSAGLAIELIRLFQVELEHYEKIEGALLSLEGKANRLAGMIRSNLGLAMQGLAVVPLFAGYDPDLSTGRIFSFDVTGGRYEEHDHHSVGSGSVFSRGSLKKLWKPELEIEDAVRVAVEALYDAADDDSATGGPDLTRSLWPVIYTITADGRHRVPDSDLSAASHAIVAERTSAPGEA; this is translated from the coding sequence GTGAGCCAGGCCCATTCGGGATCCGTCGGTTACCAGGGACTTCCTGGCCCGTTTCTGAGCACGAGCACGTCGTCGTTTCAGGACTTCCTTCTCGCTGCCGCTCCCGAACTACTGCCGTCACGCCGTCCGCTGCCGGCAGGTACCATCCCTGAGTCACCGCATGGCACGACCATTGTCGCGATGACGTTCAACGGGGGAGCGCTGATCGCAGGAGATCGACGCGCCACTATGGGTAACATCATTGCGTCCCGTCACATCGAGAAGGTCTTCCCGACCGACCATTTTTCGGCTGTGGGCATCGCTGGTTCGGCCGGACTGGCGATTGAGCTGATCCGGTTGTTCCAGGTGGAGCTCGAGCACTACGAGAAGATCGAAGGCGCCCTGCTGAGCCTCGAAGGTAAGGCCAATCGGCTTGCCGGGATGATCAGGTCGAACCTTGGCCTTGCAATGCAGGGGCTGGCCGTTGTGCCACTTTTCGCGGGATACGATCCGGACCTCAGCACGGGGCGGATCTTCTCCTTCGACGTCACGGGCGGCCGCTACGAGGAGCACGATCACCATTCAGTCGGTTCCGGTTCGGTTTTCTCCCGCGGATCGCTGAAGAAACTGTGGAAGCCGGAGCTTGAGATCGAGGATGCCGTGCGGGTTGCGGTCGAGGCGCTGTATGACGCTGCGGACGACGATTCGGCCACCGGCGGCCCCGACCTCACCAGGTCGTTGTGGCCGGTGATCTACACGATCACAGCCGACGGACGGCATCGGGTTCCGGACAGCGACCTCAGCGCGGCGTCGCACGCGATCGTCGCCGAGCGCACATCCGCACCAGGGGAGGCGTAA
- a CDS encoding helix-turn-helix transcriptional regulator, translating to MSSQRTERLLNLVIALLWTRTWLSKEQIRQAVPQYSTQKSSDAFERMFERDKDDLRELGIPVLTGSSESYFDDDTTTMGYKIDREAYELPPLNFTQAEATVLGLASRVWQQASLAGPAARALTKLKALGVEADQESLIGVEPRVRTSEPAFAPLYRAVISKTVVTFSYRKPGGQSAPTLRRLQPWGLLTWHGRWYVSGYDLDRDAARVFRLSRIEGNVKSDSKPGAYTIPDDFDARAVLASRSSDVVEQTAKLQLAPGTAHSLRMRAERGVEEPNNWDGDEISIRFTDTRSFAAELASYGPDVYVLTPESLRQAVINHLQRFLEEAE from the coding sequence GTGTCTTCCCAGCGAACTGAACGTTTGCTCAATCTCGTTATCGCGTTGCTGTGGACGCGTACCTGGCTCAGCAAGGAACAAATCCGGCAGGCCGTGCCGCAGTACTCGACCCAAAAGTCGTCCGACGCATTCGAGCGCATGTTCGAGCGGGACAAGGACGATTTACGAGAATTGGGCATTCCGGTGCTGACCGGATCATCCGAGTCCTATTTCGATGACGACACCACCACGATGGGCTACAAGATCGATCGGGAAGCCTATGAGCTGCCGCCGCTGAACTTCACCCAGGCCGAAGCCACCGTGCTTGGCCTGGCGTCCCGGGTCTGGCAACAGGCATCACTTGCCGGCCCGGCGGCACGTGCGCTGACCAAGCTCAAGGCACTCGGCGTCGAAGCCGACCAGGAGTCGCTGATCGGCGTCGAGCCGAGGGTACGAACGTCCGAGCCTGCGTTCGCGCCGCTGTACCGTGCGGTGATCAGCAAAACCGTCGTCACCTTCAGTTACCGCAAACCCGGCGGCCAGTCCGCTCCGACCCTGCGCCGGCTGCAGCCCTGGGGCCTGCTGACCTGGCATGGGCGCTGGTACGTCAGTGGTTACGACCTCGATCGGGACGCGGCGCGGGTTTTCCGGCTTTCCCGCATTGAAGGCAACGTCAAATCTGACAGCAAGCCCGGCGCTTACACAATTCCGGATGACTTCGACGCTCGTGCCGTCCTGGCTTCACGATCGAGCGACGTGGTGGAGCAGACGGCCAAGCTGCAGCTAGCCCCCGGCACGGCCCATTCACTGCGGATGCGGGCGGAGCGGGGCGTGGAAGAGCCGAACAACTGGGACGGCGATGAGATCAGTATCCGGTTCACCGACACCCGGTCCTTCGCGGCAGAACTGGCCAGCTACGGGCCGGACGTCTACGTTCTGACTCCGGAATCGCTCCGGCAGGCCGTCATCAACCATCTGCAACGATTCCTTGAGGAGGCTGAGTAG
- a CDS encoding FKBP-type peptidyl-prolyl cis-trans isomerase, with product MAAFALLLAGCGGEGEASPSASAAPTPSSISAEDAKSKSIEDIAVKGKADKEPKVSFEAPLVVEKDGSKVLDEGDGKKVKAGQQVTANMTLVSGNDGNALESSYKSGEPAGFPVDKEQIAETLYDAVVDKKLGSRILLVLNGAAKEGEAEQTLVYVIDLVSAKDVPKPLDRAEGEKVDPKKGLPTVELAKDGKPTITVPKADPPKDLTVQPLIKGKGEKVSAGQTVTVHYTGVLWDGGEQFDSSWDKGQPYPVPNIGQAQVIDGWNEALVGQTVGSQLLLVVPADKGYGNEPKGSIPADSTLVFVVDILQAS from the coding sequence GTGGCGGCCTTCGCATTGTTGCTAGCAGGCTGCGGGGGAGAAGGCGAAGCCAGTCCATCGGCCTCGGCGGCGCCGACACCGAGCAGCATCTCAGCCGAAGACGCGAAATCCAAGAGCATTGAGGACATCGCGGTCAAAGGCAAAGCCGACAAGGAGCCGAAGGTCAGCTTCGAGGCTCCGCTTGTCGTCGAAAAGGACGGTAGCAAAGTCCTGGACGAGGGCGATGGCAAGAAGGTGAAAGCAGGCCAGCAGGTCACGGCGAACATGACGCTTGTCAGCGGAAACGATGGCAACGCGCTCGAGTCGAGCTATAAGTCGGGGGAACCTGCAGGCTTCCCGGTGGACAAGGAACAGATCGCCGAAACGCTGTACGACGCGGTGGTGGACAAGAAGCTCGGCAGCCGCATCCTGCTGGTGCTCAACGGCGCGGCCAAGGAGGGCGAGGCGGAGCAAACACTTGTCTACGTCATCGATCTCGTTTCCGCAAAGGATGTTCCGAAGCCACTCGACCGTGCCGAAGGTGAGAAGGTCGACCCGAAGAAGGGCCTGCCTACAGTCGAGCTAGCCAAGGATGGCAAGCCAACGATCACTGTCCCGAAGGCGGACCCGCCAAAGGACCTCACCGTCCAGCCACTGATCAAGGGCAAGGGCGAGAAAGTCAGCGCCGGCCAGACGGTCACGGTGCACTACACCGGCGTGCTGTGGGATGGCGGCGAGCAGTTCGACTCCAGCTGGGACAAGGGTCAGCCGTACCCGGTGCCGAACATCGGGCAGGCTCAGGTCATCGACGGATGGAACGAAGCACTTGTCGGCCAGACTGTTGGCAGTCAGCTTCTGCTGGTCGTGCCGGCGGACAAGGGCTACGGCAACGAGCCCAAGGGTTCGATCCCCGCTGACTCCACGCTGGTTTTCGTCGTCGACATCCTGCAGGCCAGCTAG
- the pafA gene encoding Pup--protein ligase gives MARRIFGIETEYGVAYSAAGERQLSAEEVARYLFRKVVSWGRSSNVFLRNGSRLYLDVGSHPEYATAECDDVQQLVVHDRAGERILEGLVNDAQQRLDFEGFVGQAYLFKNNTDSAGNSYGCHENYLIARKGEFSRLADVLLPFLVTRQLIVGAGKVLNTTSGATYCLSQRADHVWEGVSSATTRSRPIINTRDEPHADAELYRRLHVIVGDSNMSETTTLLKVGSTGIILDMIEAGTPLRDMTMENPIRAIRDISHDPTGMKQIRLTNGKVVSALDLQEEYLAKAQAFAAENETSVGSEEHTKMVLDLWERTLYALRVGDSSLIDREIDWAIKKKLIDRYRAKHDLDLSDVRVARLDLAYHDISRTRGLYNLLAARGMVERVSADIDVFEATALPPSTTRAKLRGDFIRAAQDHRRDFTVDWVHLKLNDQAQRTVLCKDPFRSVDDRVERLIASM, from the coding sequence ATGGCACGACGAATTTTCGGCATCGAGACCGAGTATGGCGTCGCCTACTCTGCGGCCGGTGAGCGTCAGCTCAGCGCGGAGGAAGTGGCACGATACCTGTTCCGCAAGGTCGTGTCATGGGGGCGTTCGTCGAACGTCTTTCTGCGCAACGGCTCACGTCTTTACCTGGACGTCGGTTCGCACCCGGAGTACGCCACGGCAGAATGCGATGACGTTCAGCAGCTCGTCGTGCACGACCGGGCAGGGGAACGCATTCTGGAGGGACTGGTCAACGATGCGCAGCAGCGTCTCGATTTCGAGGGTTTCGTCGGCCAAGCGTATTTATTCAAGAACAACACTGATTCCGCCGGGAACTCCTACGGCTGCCACGAAAACTACCTGATCGCCCGCAAAGGCGAGTTTTCACGGCTTGCCGACGTGCTGCTGCCATTTCTGGTCACCCGGCAATTGATCGTCGGCGCCGGGAAGGTGCTGAACACGACAAGCGGTGCGACCTACTGCCTGTCACAGCGGGCGGACCACGTGTGGGAAGGCGTCTCTTCGGCGACGACCCGCTCCCGGCCGATTATCAATACCCGGGACGAGCCGCACGCGGACGCCGAACTCTACCGCAGGCTGCACGTCATCGTCGGTGACTCGAACATGTCGGAGACCACAACACTGCTGAAGGTCGGCAGCACGGGAATCATCCTGGACATGATCGAGGCCGGGACGCCATTGCGGGACATGACGATGGAGAATCCGATCCGCGCGATTCGGGACATCAGTCACGATCCCACCGGGATGAAGCAGATCCGGCTCACGAACGGGAAGGTCGTCAGCGCGCTCGACCTGCAGGAAGAGTACCTCGCGAAGGCGCAGGCCTTCGCGGCGGAGAACGAGACAAGCGTCGGGTCCGAGGAACATACAAAAATGGTGCTGGACCTGTGGGAACGGACGCTGTACGCGCTGCGGGTCGGCGACAGCTCACTGATCGACCGGGAAATCGATTGGGCGATCAAGAAGAAGCTGATCGATCGCTACCGGGCAAAGCACGACCTCGATCTCTCCGATGTGCGGGTAGCCAGGCTCGACCTGGCTTATCACGACATTTCGCGCACTCGCGGACTGTACAACCTGCTAGCCGCCAGGGGCATGGTCGAGCGGGTCAGCGCCGACATCGACGTTTTCGAGGCCACCGCGCTCCCGCCGAGCACGACCAGGGCCAAGCTCCGTGGCGATTTCATCAGGGCCGCCCAGGACCACCGCCGGGACTTCACCGTGGACTGGGTTCATCTGAAGCTGAACGACCAGGCGCAGCGCACGGTGCTGTGCAAGGATCCATTCCGCAGTGTCGACGACCGGGTGGAACGGCTGATCGCCAGTATGTGA
- a CDS encoding DUF3866 family protein, whose protein sequence is MIHWREGRVISQRAEWPGVREVVVRLATPLPEASEPVEIRAIAFLDEIGRPEVDDRVLLNVSALARGLGTGGFALIVAIPDRLPADPPPSDGHLVKARYTPLQTMVLGVDDQESPHHETLRDVASLEGLPVIVADLHSAVPAIVAGIYAASPGARVAYVMTDGGALPARFSRSVAELTSAGRLLGTVSVGQSFGGDLEAVTVHTGLLAAKEVLKADIVIVAQGPGNLGTGTPWGFSGVAAGEALNAAGVLGGRPIASLRVSGADLRERHLGISHHSLTAYGKVALAPSEVVVPKFSGELADLGARVVEQALQLGVPRGRHSLVEVATDGLYQALQGSPARLSTMGRGLDEDPSSFLAAAAAGRYAALLLT, encoded by the coding sequence GTGATTCATTGGCGTGAAGGACGGGTAATTTCCCAGCGAGCGGAATGGCCTGGCGTGCGGGAAGTCGTCGTGCGGCTGGCTACGCCCCTGCCCGAGGCGAGCGAGCCGGTCGAGATCCGCGCCATCGCCTTCCTGGACGAGATCGGAAGGCCTGAGGTGGACGACCGCGTTCTGCTCAACGTTTCCGCGCTGGCGCGTGGGCTCGGAACCGGCGGATTTGCCTTGATTGTGGCGATTCCGGATCGGTTGCCGGCTGACCCGCCGCCGTCCGACGGTCACCTGGTCAAGGCCCGGTATACGCCGTTGCAGACGATGGTGCTTGGCGTCGACGACCAGGAGTCGCCGCACCACGAAACGCTGCGTGACGTAGCTTCGCTCGAAGGCCTGCCAGTCATTGTGGCCGATCTTCATTCGGCCGTGCCGGCGATCGTGGCCGGAATTTATGCCGCGAGCCCCGGCGCCCGCGTGGCGTACGTGATGACGGATGGCGGCGCGTTGCCTGCCCGCTTCTCCCGGTCCGTAGCGGAACTGACCTCGGCCGGCCGGTTGCTGGGCACGGTCAGCGTCGGGCAGAGCTTCGGCGGTGACCTTGAGGCGGTCACCGTGCACACCGGATTACTCGCCGCCAAAGAGGTACTGAAGGCCGATATTGTCATCGTGGCGCAGGGCCCCGGTAACCTCGGCACCGGCACGCCATGGGGATTCTCGGGCGTTGCCGCAGGCGAGGCGCTGAACGCGGCCGGGGTACTTGGCGGCCGGCCGATTGCCTCGCTGCGGGTGTCCGGCGCGGACCTGCGTGAACGTCACCTCGGAATCTCGCACCACTCGCTGACCGCGTACGGGAAGGTTGCCCTGGCCCCGAGCGAGGTCGTGGTGCCGAAGTTCAGCGGTGAGCTCGCGGATCTCGGCGCCAGGGTTGTCGAACAGGCACTGCAGCTCGGCGTGCCCCGGGGCAGGCACTCACTTGTGGAGGTTGCGACGGACGGGTTGTATCAGGCCTTGCAGGGCAGCCCGGCACGACTCTCAACGATGGGACGCGGACTGGACGAGGACCCCTCATCATTCCTGGCCGCGGCCGCTGCCGGCCGATACGCCGCACTGCTGCTCACCTAG
- a CDS encoding FKBP-type peptidyl-prolyl cis-trans isomerase, with product MAFDRKKPQIDFPGDAAPTELVIVDEIEGDGEEATAGSIVSAHYVGVAFSTGEEFDASWNRGQPLDFQVGVGQVIAGWDQGIQGMKVGGRRRLTIPSDLAYGERGAPGAIAPNETLIFVVDLVGVR from the coding sequence ATGGCATTCGATCGGAAGAAACCACAGATTGACTTCCCAGGCGACGCAGCTCCAACCGAGCTCGTCATCGTCGATGAAATCGAAGGCGACGGCGAGGAGGCGACCGCCGGCAGCATCGTCAGCGCACACTATGTCGGCGTGGCGTTCTCCACCGGCGAAGAGTTCGATGCGTCCTGGAATCGCGGTCAGCCGCTGGACTTCCAGGTTGGCGTCGGACAGGTCATTGCCGGCTGGGACCAGGGTATCCAGGGCATGAAGGTCGGCGGACGCCGTCGCCTGACGATCCCATCGGACCTCGCCTACGGCGAGCGGGGCGCGCCGGGAGCGATCGCACCGAACGAGACGCTGATTTTCGTCGTCGACCTGGTGGGCGTCCGCTAA
- the dop gene encoding depupylase/deamidase Dop: MSVHRVMGIETEYGVSTPGDPNANPMLMSSRVVHAYAAPRGLRPAQAHWDFSDETPLRDARGFEMSREAADRSQLTDEMAQADEPHLVNVVLPNGARLYVDHAHPEYSSPEVTNPLDAVRWDKAGEMVMLAAVRQLAGETHSPPVNLYKNNVDGKGSSYGTHENYLMPRSTPFGRIVEGVIPFFVSRQIFTGAGRLGIGQRSERSGFQISQRTDYFETEVGLETTLKRPIVNTRDEPHAVPDRYRRLHVIIGDANQSETATFLKMGATSLVLGLIENGRSPDIELEDPIQALYDIGHDTSCTVKVPLVGGQRLSAVELQRRYLDAAESWVGSDTDPQTARVLELWADVLDRLEDDPLGCSDILDWVAKLKLLQGFQERERLGWDSAKLALIDLQFADIRPEKGLFQKLAQRGEVRTLFDDAAIAAAVAGPPEDTRAYFRGRCVQKYGRNVAAASWDSVVFDVSSRPSLQRIPMLEPLRGTREHVGALLDSADTASELLDALTSP; the protein is encoded by the coding sequence ATGAGCGTTCACCGGGTGATGGGAATTGAGACAGAGTACGGGGTCAGTACGCCTGGCGACCCGAATGCCAACCCGATGCTGATGTCCTCGCGGGTTGTGCATGCCTATGCTGCGCCTCGCGGTCTGCGGCCGGCCCAGGCGCACTGGGACTTCTCCGATGAAACGCCGCTGCGTGACGCCCGCGGCTTCGAGATGTCGCGCGAGGCGGCGGACCGAAGCCAGCTCACCGATGAAATGGCGCAGGCCGATGAGCCGCATCTGGTCAATGTCGTTCTGCCCAATGGCGCGCGGCTCTACGTCGACCACGCTCATCCGGAGTATTCGTCCCCGGAAGTGACGAACCCGTTGGACGCCGTGCGCTGGGACAAGGCCGGGGAGATGGTGATGCTCGCTGCGGTCCGCCAGCTTGCGGGTGAAACTCACAGCCCGCCGGTGAATCTGTACAAGAACAACGTTGACGGCAAAGGATCGTCATACGGAACACATGAGAACTACCTGATGCCGCGCAGCACGCCGTTCGGGCGGATCGTCGAGGGAGTCATCCCATTCTTCGTCAGCCGGCAAATCTTTACCGGTGCAGGACGGCTCGGAATCGGGCAGCGTTCGGAGCGCAGCGGCTTCCAGATCAGCCAGCGGACGGACTACTTCGAGACCGAAGTCGGCCTGGAGACGACGCTGAAGCGCCCGATCGTGAACACAAGGGACGAGCCACATGCAGTGCCCGACCGGTACCGGCGACTGCACGTCATCATCGGCGACGCGAACCAGTCGGAGACAGCGACGTTCCTCAAGATGGGCGCCACGTCGCTCGTGCTCGGCCTGATCGAGAACGGCCGCTCACCTGATATCGAACTTGAGGATCCGATCCAGGCGCTCTACGACATCGGTCACGACACCAGCTGCACCGTGAAAGTCCCGCTGGTCGGCGGCCAACGGCTGTCCGCCGTCGAGCTGCAGCGGCGCTACCTCGACGCGGCCGAAAGCTGGGTTGGTTCGGACACCGATCCGCAGACAGCCAGAGTCCTTGAGCTATGGGCCGATGTCCTGGATCGGCTCGAGGACGACCCGCTTGGCTGTTCCGACATCCTGGACTGGGTAGCGAAACTCAAACTGCTCCAGGGCTTCCAGGAACGTGAACGGCTGGGCTGGGACAGCGCCAAGCTCGCTCTGATCGACCTTCAATTCGCCGACATCCGGCCTGAAAAGGGATTGTTTCAGAAGCTCGCGCAACGCGGTGAGGTCCGGACGCTGTTCGACGATGCGGCAATCGCGGCGGCCGTCGCCGGGCCGCCGGAGGACACCCGGGCTTATTTTCGGGGCCGCTGTGTGCAAAAGTATGGCCGAAACGTGGCGGCGGCGAGCTGGGACTCGGTCGTCTTCGATGTCTCGTCCCGGCCCTCACTGCAACGAATCCCGATGCTCGAGCCGCTCAGGGGAACCCGCGAGCACGTAGGAGCGTTGCTCGATTCAGCCGACACGGCGTCGGAGCTTCTGGATGCTTTAACCAGCCCGTGA
- a CDS encoding DUF3054 domain-containing protein encodes MSSIKNSAPARQTSRKLALTAVVVDIALVLIFVLIGRRNHDEGFTIAGTLTTWWPFLAGLAIGWLVSRGWRKPLGLVVPGIVIWLATVAVGMLLRLASNQGAQPSFIIVATAVLGAFLLGWRALAILLVRRRREG; translated from the coding sequence GTGTCATCGATAAAGAATTCCGCTCCTGCACGGCAAACGTCCCGGAAATTGGCGCTGACGGCCGTGGTCGTCGACATTGCCCTGGTGCTGATCTTCGTGCTGATCGGCCGCCGGAATCACGACGAAGGCTTCACCATTGCCGGCACGCTGACGACCTGGTGGCCGTTCCTGGCCGGCCTGGCCATCGGCTGGCTGGTCAGCCGCGGATGGCGCAAGCCGCTGGGACTCGTCGTGCCGGGCATCGTGATCTGGCTGGCGACCGTGGCGGTAGGGATGCTGCTGCGTCTGGCATCGAACCAGGGCGCGCAGCCCAGCTTCATCATCGTGGCAACCGCGGTGCTCGGCGCCTTCCTGCTCGGCTGGCGGGCCTTGGCGATCCTCTTGGTCCGACGCCGACGGGAGGGCTAG